From the genome of Acropora palmata chromosome 4, jaAcrPala1.3, whole genome shotgun sequence, one region includes:
- the LOC141878867 gene encoding uncharacterized protein LOC141878867: protein MKGPNVPYIAFLSTLHVLAQVTQGSNQIKPSNVQTYSKKQSLENGEPHLLERNLLKQGSRQREDKSSVHDNVAGSSRSFHESWNSFQQPIKEPQKNLYNSTPWVRRRSDSFVDVSGGLHNLSDENQKIGKVHRRRLQGSRQEIEFLEDTEESKHDTDEDNTVTENIDAEKNENNDNGNNYVTIIENDDDKADTDFYNTMSSDQAKSEYTNVESSKGENEESDMLAQEVNAVMGGLTQSDTNKVNQIVADEKNTQAESDESPKYEPGTSTDDNVIVSIDRGKETGNQSQGRPTSVPADVTLIEDKEEPETSYNSLHRISNDVWEIIQQAQQNFTDKNAKQQALQWRKNEKYNKEAENTTWQPQVMSQPIHANGPSAANTSAISNLYFGGNVTQTKPGNLQSNTVHSVFFKGDAEEGTPQSSLVIQSVESLRQYGTGNRVKSISDDQHAITKVDSMGGIAEAAFQIDRARDDNRTRMESLKSGSHTQKGKHDFKNPIYDKLGNGLSMNHKSHDFSERSGDSVVIQTEEINMKAAKENINFTNNDVIMKGFQGNVTSPPRGQYKAKSLLNAKPILPGSFHQKGQPNRIHAFQNQRNNSNVNGRQQTNFRLSSGWMDESGMNTSLNHEMVVPSQIAIQANGREPSIREPDQFNSASVLGTNSNSTIGPTDLPPQKQLPSWKTYKGNRSLENWSTEYQNLVGNLKELYEKTRGRSSPRNNNENKIIYDVQKMMREVSRFHSLFVGEKSKEQDTRRSESGNVMSFAEKTSNREDTSDHRSQNHQFKGYNVLFRTYEDVAGDTRSLARPSYPSNISDSKENKENMTSSTEKNNGPSSHEVLMTYFRNESNLREQLQNMSRILSNVLTTNEKAEAKASDNEGVFSTNNSILNQTRAGHKDVGDGSQDHSISSWSSQMKNGPGEDKEGSLAKYIKEFISLITLNNTMELNSPSGTSVSTPILRTTEFEASKKANVTDKNKNRLIIKVTPKSLRYLMKNRSRNSSSSAVKKGATNVTSENDDSNSTAKNDVDGRNKTDIKFEGNDTNLTSSATLSTQMQKQQTSSFAKSDNHTKEASMSQNMNSDLDFLYRHELKSLEISLSQDFMSNWIYYQKSLDQIEITASMLRSGIANLGSPNRLKSIFRKALTGTDIDVLVVGGSISAGGGIEKDRGNVEGVYYRALSDWWNKTVTPITTSQLKINAVAIGGTDSEYFSYCVKNYMRSLPDIVIWELAANDYQRYKGRNFAPAKPLEQLTRIILSLPSHPALIFANFFRGNYYRTTVGQDCPDSEDEGGRTIAEYYKLTALSWRNVICSSLAGEELDLKKLFSSDGYHPSLLGHAQMSTLLISYLKGVLEETVSQQMTLSRNESSQRNELDEPSTALPKPIFDIPVSPKPYCWTLLTPDYDKKLRNTLPDLEFTEATDFQFANISHWPVRRDRLRCLKAMETGAMLKMTFAVPLRKLSSDENQNSTERELAITTHNSFGGSGAVWVDGERDSAKIIKELDGQRRTQVDVLTQNLAPGRHTMTVWALQPGFCISAVAVL from the coding sequence ATGAAAGGGCCAAACGTACCTTATATTGCGTTTTTATCAACACTACACGTTCTGGCGCAAGTGACCCAAGGAAGCAACCAAATTAAGCCAAGTAATGTTCAAACATATTCGAAGAAACAGTCCTTGGAAAACGGAGAGCCCCATTTATTGGAACGTAATTTGTTGAAACAGGGAAGCAGACAGAGAGAAGACAAAAGCAGTGTCCATGATAACGTAGCCGGATCAAGCCGCAGTTTCCACGAAAGCTGGAACTCATTCCAGCAACCTATAAAAGAACCTCAGAAAAATTTGTATAACTCAACCCCTTGGGTCAGACGTCGTAGCGACAGTTTCGTTGATGTAAGTGGAGGACTTCACAATTTGTCCGACGAAAACCAGAAAATTGGAAAAGTGCATCGAAGGCGTCTTCAAGGATCACGTCAAGAAATCGAATTTCTCGAAGACACCGAAGAATCAAAACATGATACGGACGAGGACAATACAGTCACTGAGAACATCGATGCTGAAAAAAACGAGAACAATGACAATGGCAATAATTACGTCACTATCATCGAAAATGATGACGACAAAGCCGACACAGATTTCTACAACACAATGAGCTCCGACCAGGCAAAAAGTGAATACACCAATGTAGAAAGCAGCAAGGGGGAAAACGAAGAATCAGACATGCTAGCACAGGAAGTAAATGCTGTAATGGGAGGACTCACACAATCTGACACTAATAAAGTGAACCAAATTGTAgcagatgaaaaaaatactcAGGCAGAAAGTGACGAATCACCGAAGTACGAACCAGGAACCTCCACCGATGACAACGTTATCGTTTCTATAGATCGCGGCAAAGAAACGGGGAATCAAAGCCAAGGACGTCCCACGAGCGTTCCTGCAGACGTAACACTTATCGAAGACAAGGAAGAACCGGAAACAAGTTATAACTCACTCCACCGTATCAGTAATGACGTGTGGGAAATCATACAACAAGCACAGCAGAATTTTACTGACAAAAACGCCAAGCAACAGGCTTTACAGTGGCGTAAGAACGAGAAATACAACAAAGAAGCTGAAAACACTACTTGGCAGCCACAGGTTATGTCTCAACCAATACATGCCAATGGTCCTTCTGCAGCAAATACATCGGCAATTTCAAATTTGTACTTCGGAGGCAATGTCACACAGACGAAACCAGGAAACCTACAAAGCAATACAGTACACAGCGTGTTTTTCAAAGGGGACGCTGAAGAAGGTACGCCACAAAGTTCCCTTGTGATTCAGTCCGTGGAGTCATTACGGCAATATGGAACAGGAAATAGAGTAAAGTCGATTTCGGACGATCAACATGCTATCACGAAAGTCGACTCCATGGGAGGAATTGCAGAAGCGGCATTCCAAATTGATAGAGCACGTGATGACAATAGAACACGAATGGAGTCTCTTAAGTCTGGTTCGCATACCCAGAAGGGTAAACATGACTTTAAAAATCCGATCTACGATAAACTAGGCAATGGACTTTCAATGAATCATAAATCACACGATTTCTCAGAAAGGAGTGGCGACTCTGTGGTCATTCAAACCGAAGAAATTAACATGAaagctgcaaaagaaaacataaatttTACCAACAATGATGTTATTATGAAAGGGTTTCAGGGTAATGTAACCAGTCCTCCACGAGGCCAGTATAAAGCAAAGTCACTTTTGAACGCAAAGCCAATTCTCCCAGGATCTTTCCACCAAAAAGGTCAGCCAAACCGAATTCAtgcttttcaaaatcaaagaaataataGCAATGTTAATGGCCGCCAACAAACTAATTTCCGGTTGTCATCGGGGTGGATGGACGAAAGTGGTATGAACACTTCCCTGAATCATGAAATGGTCGTTCCTTCGCAAATCGCGATACAAGCAAATGGCAGGGAACCAAGTATCAGGGAACCTGACCAGTTTAACAGTGCCTCTGTTCTCGGCACTAACAGTAATTCCACGATCGGTCCAACCGATTTACCACCGCAGAAACAATTGCCTTCCTGGAAAACATACAAAGGAAACCGTTCTTTGGAAAATTGGTCGACAGAATACCAAAACCTTGTAGGTAACCTCAAAGAGTTATATGAAAAAACTCGAGGTAGGTCCTCTCCAcgaaacaacaatgaaaacaaaattatttacgaCGTCCAAAAGATGATGCGAGAAGTCTCCAGATTTCATAGTTTGTTCGTTGGCGAGAAGAGCAAAGAGCAAGACACCCGAAGAAGCGAGAGTGGAAATGTTATGTCTTTTGCAGAGAAAACTAGCAATAGAGAAGATACTTCTGACCATAGAAGTCAAAATCATCAATTTAAGGGTTACAACGTTCTGTTTAGAACTTACGAGGACGTAGCAGGTGACACTAGAAGTCTTGCAAGGCCTTCCTACCCGTCAAACATCTCTGATTCAAAagagaataaagaaaacatgacTTCAAGTACTGAGAAGAATAATGGACCTTCATCCCATGAGGTTTTAATGACTTACTTTAGAAACGAGTCAAATCTTCGTGAGCAACTTCAGAATATGTCTCGAATATTGTCAAATGTGTTGACAACCAATGAAAAAGCAGAGGCCAAAGCAAGTGATAACGAAGGTGTTTTTAGCACaaacaattcaattttaaatCAGACCAGAGCTGGACACAAAGACGTGGGGGATGGTTCCCAAGACCACTCCATCTCTTCCTGGTCATCGCAAATGAAAAATGGACCTGGGGAAGACAAGGAAGGCTCCTTGGCGAAATACATAAAAGAATTTATCTCTTTGATTACTCTTAATAACACAATGGAACTGAACAGTCCTTCCGGAACATCTGTGTCTACACCAATTTTGCGGACCACTGAGTTCGAAGCTTCGAAAAAAGCAAATGTGACAGATAAGAACAAGAATCGGTTAATAATAAAGGTAACGCCTAAGTCTTTGCGATACCTCATGAAAAATCGATCTCGAAACTCATCTTCAAGTGCTGTAAAGAAGGGCGCAACAAATGTGACAAGCGAAAACGATGATTCCAACTCAACAGCTAAGAATGACGTGGACGGCAGAAACAAGACAGATATAAAATTCGAAGGCAACGACACCAACTTAACAAGCAGTGCGACTCTTTCAACccaaatgcaaaaacaacaaacttcTTCATTTGCTAAGAGTGACAATCACACAAAGGAAGCAAGCATGTCTCAAAATATGAATAGTGATCTTGATTTCCTTTACAGACACGAACTTAAGTCCTTAGAAATATCACTATCTCAAGATTTTATGAGTAACTGGATTTATTATCAGAAATCATTGGATCAAATAGAAATTACTGCGAGCATGTTGCGATCTGGAATTGCAAATCTTGGGTCTCCCAATCGACTCAAGAGCATCTTTAGAAAGGCCCTTACCGGGACGGACATCGACGTCCTCGTAGTAGGTGGGTCCATTTCGGCCGGGGGTGGTATCGAAAAGGATCGTGGAAATGTGGAAGGTGTATACTACAGGGCACTTAGTGACTGGTGGAATAAGACCGTTACACCTATTACAACTTCTCAGTTGAAAATTAACGCTGTGGCCATTGGAGGTACAGATTCCGAGTATTTTTCATACTGCGTTAAAAATTACATGAGATCTCTTCCAGACATTGTCATTTGGGAGCTGGCAGCCAATGACTACCAACGTTACAAGGGAAGAAATTTTGCCCCTGCAAAACCACTGGAGCAGTTGACAAGAATCATATTAAGTCTGCCATCACACCCAGCACTTATTTTTGCTAATTTCTTTCGCGGAAACTATTACAGGACCACTGTCGGCCAGGACTGTCCTGATTCCGAGGATGAAGGTGGTAGGACGATTGCAGAATACTACAAACTCACGGCCCTAAGTTGGAGAAATGTTATTTGCTCTTCATTAGCTGGTGAAGAGCTTGATCTAAAGAAGCTGTTTAGTTCTGATGGTTATCATCCAAGTCTCCTCGGACATGCACAGATGTCCACGTTACTGATTTCGTATTTGAAAGGAGTGCTCGAAGAAACGGTTTCACAGCAAATGACCTTGTCTAGAAATGAAAGTTCGCAGAGAAATGAGTTAGATGAACCTTCAACAGCTTTACCTAAGCCAATCTTTGACATTCCAGTGTCTCCCAAGCCCTACTGTTGGACCCTTTTGACACCAGACTATGATAAGAAACTACGCAACACTCTTCCAGATCTAGAATTCACCGAAGCCACAGACTTCCAGTTCGCAAATATTAGTCATTGGCCGGTACGCCGCGACCGCTTAAGATGCTTAAAAGCCATGGAAACTGGagccatgctgaaaatgacgTTCGCGGTGCCCTTGCGCAAACTATCTTCAGATGAAAACCAGAATAGCACTGAAAGGGAATTGGCAATTACAACTCATAACTCATTCGGTGGAAGCGGCGCAGTTTGGGTCGATGGGGAACGAGATTccgcaaaaataataaaggaACTAGATGGTCAACGCAGGACACAAGTTGATGTTCTAACGCAAAATCTTGCCCCTGGTAGACACACAATGACAGTATGGGCATTGCAACCGGGGTTTTGCATTTCCGCCGTCGCTGTTCTCTAA
- the LOC141878876 gene encoding uncharacterized protein LOC141878876: MNSKEQLVRSAFESYPAVRYRVRKLNFVSFYYKKLGAKSQFDDNLGPGQKEDEERSRPRKRHFDVDRSWTQYGKLSGEENARLGLRDREPARQHVTVKTAPQDQQQVQQAEDFHQLAKLVRSINSPDEKTRQEPGYHGDQKGIKIVQRRAAVCDNIERQLVNENGISLRKLRKYLIVGNNLQELNLV; encoded by the coding sequence ATGAATTCCAAAGAGCAGCTCGTGAGAAGCGCTTTTGAGAGTTACCCAGCAGTTCGTTATCGGGTCAGGAAACTAAACTTCGTGAGTTTTTACTACAAGAAACTTGGCGCTAAGAGTCAATTCGATGATAATTTGGGTCCTGGACAGAAAGAAGATGAAGAAAGAAGTCGACCTAGAAAACGGCACTTTGACGTGGACCGCTCTTGGACACAGTATGGCAAGCTTTCTGGGGAAGAAAATGCGAGACTTGGTTTAAGGGACAGAGAGCCCGCTCGCCAACATGTAACAGTCAAAACAGCACCCCAAGATCAACAACAGGTCCAGCAGGCTGAAGATTTTCATCAGCTGGCTAAATTGGTCAGGTCCATCAATTCCCCGGATGAGAAGACACGTCAAGAGCCGGGTTACCATGGAGACcaaaagggaataaaaattgtccaaagaAGAGCTGCCGTCTGCGACAATATTGAAAGGCAACTTGTTAATGAAAATGGAATTAGTCTGAGAAAACTTAGAAAGTACTTAATTGTAGGAAATAACCTACAAGAACTAAACTTAGTATAA